From the Arvicola amphibius chromosome 2, mArvAmp1.2, whole genome shotgun sequence genome, one window contains:
- the LOC119807852 gene encoding high mobility group protein B1-like has protein sequence MGKGDPKKPRGKMSSYAFFVQTCREEHKKKHPDASVNFSEFSKKCSERWKTMSAKEKGKFEDMAKADKAPYEREMKTYIPPKGETKKKFKDPNAPKRPPSAFFLFCSEYRPQIKGEHPGLSIGDAAKNLGEMWNNTAADDKQPYEKMAAKLKEKYEQDIAAYRAKGKPDAEKKGAVKAEKSKKKKEEEDEEEDEEDEEEEEEEEDEDEEEDDDE, from the coding sequence ATGGGCAAAGGAGATCCTAAGAAGCCGAGAGGCAAAATGTCCTCGTATGCATTCTTTGTGCAAACTTGCCGGGAGGAACACAAGAAGAAGCACCCGGATGCTTCTGTCAACTTCTCAGAGTTCTCTAAGAAGTGCTCAGAAAGGTGGAAGACCATGTCTgctaaagaaaaggggaaatttgaaGACATGGCCAAGGCTGACAAGGCTCcttatgaaagagaaatgaaaacctacATCCCCCCCAAAGGGGAGACCAAAAAGAAGTTCAAGGACCCCAATGCACCCAAGAGGCCTCCTTCggccttcttcttgttctgttctgAGTATCGCCCCCAAATCAAAGGAGAACACCCTGGCTTATCCATTGGTGATGCTGCAAAGAACCTGGGAGAGATGTGGAACAACACCGCTGCAGATGACAAGCAGCCCTACGAAAAGATGGCTGCCAAGCTGAAGGAGAAGTACGAACAGGATATCGCTGCCTACAGAGCTAAAGGAAAACCCGATGCAGAGAAGAAGGGGGCGGTCAAGGcggaaaagagcaagaaaaagaaggaagaggaagatgaggaggaggacgaagaggatgaagaggaggaggaagaagaggaagatgaagatgaggaagaagatgatgatgaataA